The genomic region AACCCATGCTTAGCCAATAGCATTAACGATATGAACTTATCACCGGCCATCATCCAATTCAGGACTGGGTTCATTACATAAATGCCATTAAGCTCGAAAGCCCTGACAACCCATAACCTATGCACAAACTGCTCAAAGTCCCTTATCACCCCTATATGCCTAAGTATTGCACCTGATACGTTTAACTCCTCATAATTAGACCTACCAATTAATTGATAATAATCAATGCGACCCCTACCAAACCTGACACCAACCATGTCTATGTAAATCCTCCTAACCCTATGACCTAAGGACCTAATGGCATCCTCTAAATCAACCACATCCTCAGGGTTATACTCAACCTCATACGGCCTAATGATGCCAATATCCACAGCACGCCACCTCAAAACCTCCTTTTATTAATTAGCCCAGGTAATAATCACTAAATATGGGAGAAATGTATACGTGAAGTAAACGTATACTCACCTAAACTTAATTTTACTAAGATCGATAGAGGCAGGAATAACCCCCTTCCTAAACCTACTCGCGTCAGAATTAAGGGGTCTCGTTGCATCAATACCAACCTTAGTGGTTATGCCCTGCACAGGGTCGATGGCCACGGGATCTAACGTCGAACCCCTGGCATACTTAATGAGTACTAAATCCTCATCAGCCCTAAACCTAGTCGCTATCGCCCACTCAACCTCACTTGGGTCATCAATGTTTATATCATCATCCACGATAATCACGTGTTTAAGGCTTGGATGCGCCGCGAAGGCTGCCATGATTGCGTTCTTGGGGTCACCATCACTCTGCTTCCTAATGGCAACAACCGCGTGTAGCCATCCACAACCACCGTCAGTGAGCCTCACTGCCTTAACCTCAGGGACTACGTTACTAACAAACTGCCAAATCTTAGCCTCCTTCTCAATACCCATCAGTAGTTTATGCTCAGAATAACCGGCCACGAGCGCTTGGGCGATTAATGGGTTATCTCTCCTGATATAAACCCTCGTGATTCTAACGATGGGTTGCTCCCTAACCTCGTCATACGTACCCAATACGTCCATGCACGGCCCCTCCCTAGCCGTCTCCCTAGCCGATATGTAGCCCTCCATCACGACCTCCGCATACACGGGCGCAGGTACTCCATTGTCCAGGACCTTAACCTTAAGTGACCCGTCAAGCAGGGCATTGGCCATGTTTAACTCGAAGACGCCGAAGGGTGGTGATGAGGCTGCGGCAACCAGGATGGCTGGGTGTAGGCCCCATGAAATGGATATGGGCGTGTCCTTACCAATTTCCCTATTTCTCACGTAAATCCTATATAAATGCCTGGGCACAAGTCTAATGACGAATTTATCAGGGCCTATTGGGGTTAGCCTATGGATACTCGCGTTTAATATGCCATCCCTAACATCCATCCCAACCACAACGGCACTCGTTAAGCAGGGTCCCGGCTCGAGTTCGAAGTACCTGGGTATGGGCATTCTTGTTAGGTCAACGTTAGGCAGTGGTTCGTAAACGGCATTATTCGTTTCTGAAGGCTTATAGGATGGTGCGACATCCTCAGCCCAAAGAAGCTTCCTGTAAAACTCAATATCACTCCTTACATTGAGTGCCCTGTATACCTTATCCCTGGTGTTAACGACATTACCAACCACGTGGACCTCCTTAAACTCACGCACATTTGTGAACTCCAGGGCTGGTCCTTTATCGAACCGCGTGATTACGTACGGTATTTCATAGTTAATACTCAATTCCTCATCAACGAACTTCAAAATGCCCTCATTCCTCAGGTCCATTAGGAATTTCCTTAGATCCATCAATTCTGCGTTAATTTTGAAGTAAAATAGTTTTTCCGTGTTGTTAGAATTGGTGTTGTGGTTTTAGTTTTATGCCTATGCCCGGTGTTTCTGGTACGTAGACCTTACCATTCTTGGCATACATTATTGACTTTGGCTCATCGAATACATCGAATATTGCACTCCTCAGTGGGTTGT from Vulcanisaeta distributa DSM 14429 harbors:
- a CDS encoding UbiD family decarboxylase, encoding MDLRKFLMDLRNEGILKFVDEELSINYEIPYVITRFDKGPALEFTNVREFKEVHVVGNVVNTRDKVYRALNVRSDIEFYRKLLWAEDVAPSYKPSETNNAVYEPLPNVDLTRMPIPRYFELEPGPCLTSAVVVGMDVRDGILNASIHRLTPIGPDKFVIRLVPRHLYRIYVRNREIGKDTPISISWGLHPAILVAAASSPPFGVFELNMANALLDGSLKVKVLDNGVPAPVYAEVVMEGYISARETAREGPCMDVLGTYDEVREQPIVRITRVYIRRDNPLIAQALVAGYSEHKLLMGIEKEAKIWQFVSNVVPEVKAVRLTDGGCGWLHAVVAIRKQSDGDPKNAIMAAFAAHPSLKHVIIVDDDINIDDPSEVEWAIATRFRADEDLVLIKYARGSTLDPVAIDPVQGITTKVGIDATRPLNSDASRFRKGVIPASIDLSKIKFR